The window ATatctatgtattttttatactatGACCGTACATTGAGCACAATAATTTGCCTCAAACACTGTATCTTATGATTCCTcaagtaaataaaaatcttcTACAGCTCCGTAGACGTAGGCAAGTTACCAAACCATGTAAACTTTATGTCGTGTGATTGATTGCTTGTTTTCTAGTTTACTTTCATTATTGTCATTGTTTTTTTCACAACAATTGGAACTTGCCTTcatcaaaaataaagaaaaaaaggtgaaaaactaTTGCTTTAATAACTTTGAGAGGCAGCAATTTTTGTTATCAAAGACTCAGAAATTGGTTTTCACGGAAGAGTGCCCCACTCTTACcggcagttttttttttttcttttgtttttttcacatttttttatatttttaaatatttttaaaaaataaaaaaaaatacactaatacatttaaaattactttcttaatcactaaataaaaattgacCAGGGGTCAAATAAAATGGGCAAAGTGGGAAGGCAAAGTAGTATTTTTCTTCACGGAATCAGGGTACCAATGCGAAAGCATGGCGTGTGATAGCAGTGTGATTGTCTAGGGTGGATTCATGCACCTTTTTAATAAGTGGGATACCCCATTTAACAACACAAATCCACCCACCGTTTGGCTTGGGTCCAGCTCAAGATGGGACACTCCAATAATTCAAGAAAAGCATGCTTGCTTAAAAGACGAGGCTTCATTATAGCTAGTTTTTTGCTTTCTCAGATGATTTCTTTCAAGGGAAGAGAGGAGACGCGTGTGATTGTCAAGGGCGTCCATGTTCTCAATCAAGAGTTCAGTAATTGGGAGCCAAAACACACCCAGTCGTGAATTCAAATGCTCCAAACAAGGACATATGTATACagaatttctctatttttccagGCAACCATGGCTACAACACGATATACTTTCAcgaaagaataaattaaataaaacaaaaagcacACTCAAATAACGATATGATCTACATTAGACATATTTAGAAGTGAATGAGTTGTTCAACCcgaaaacaaagaataaataaataaataaaacaaaaaacaaagcatGTTGCCCTGGCTTCATCCCATGTCGAGCTAAGCTAGCATCAGGCTGGAAATGCGATACATAAACATTGTACTCAACAGTGGCATCTCCTGTGTTTGAATCAAACAATACTGTGTGTGCCAATGCATAGCCATGAACTTGTCTGAAAACCCCACTACCTCCAACTACGGGCATTTCTCTCACGTCATTACCCACTGGATTTCTCCCAAGAATGCTAAGAGTACTGCCCTTATATTCACCTTCCACGAAAGCAAAGTTCATAACCATAAGCATTGCAATCTCATTTTGTGCAGCCAGGGCATAGAATCCTTGAGCTCTTCCAACGAGTTTCGATTCGAGTGCAGACCCTTCCGTTAGAGCATCATCGATCATCATTGTGTTCCCAAAGTTGAAAATGGTGCTTTGGGAGGGTCCTGCAATCTTGATAGCACTTGGGTTTTTGCCACTAAGGATATCATGGAAGTAGAAGTGGAGATGGGTCGTCTTTCCGTCGCGCTTAATCGCCACGGCTTCTCTGCTTTCCTCGATGAAAGCTCCACTGATGGTGTTCAGCAAGGCTGAGCAGAGGGTGATCAGAATGATCAGAAAACAAGCCATTTGGAGAATTTGCCTCCAAAGTAAGCTTTTGTGGAGGGTTAATGCTACTTTGATTTATGTTCACTAGTGGTAATATCTTTACGATTTTATAGATGGAGGAAAAGCGTTAAAGTTGATACCTTTCCATTATCTAAAGCGAGAAGAGCTTTTCAAAAGGTAGATTCATCTACCAGCTTGATGCGTTTTCAAGAAAccattttaatgttttttgttGGCCTACCTTTTTACTTTATTGGTTTCTTTTCCATGCTTCTTAATAGtcattttgaaggaaaaatgattgTGCCTAAGATGGAAAAGAAACTCTGATATCATCTGATATGACGAGGCTATAAATGTAGAGtgtttttgaaggaaaaatgattgTGCTTACTTTACTCCAAGAGCTAAAATTGACGTATAATCTACGCACAATGATGTTAGATCTACCGTTCATACTCATTGTCACTGTTCATTAATGGATTCTATCATGTGTAAACCTCCAACAATGAACCTGACTATGTGTATGTGATAGTTAATGTGAGTGGCTAAATCATTGCTCGAGCAACAATCGCGCGTCCCCCTTTTTTTATCAAACCAAAATGCAGAGTCGTTATACATTAACAAGGAGAATACAATAGTAGTTGAAAGCGAAACATTCGCAATTTGtgaatataaatgaaatgaggtAGAGAGTCAGCAGGCAATGCCCACATATATagagtattaatattttttggggGTAACAATACATTTGAGGCAATCGTACAACAGAGCACatttgaagaaataaataaataaataaaaaacaagacaaGACAAGATCCCCTTACTCATCCGATCTCAAGCTTAAGCCACAACAAATCCCTGGAAATGCAATACGTAAACATGGTACTCGACAATGGCATCTCCTGTTTTCGGGTCAACCGAAATTGTATGTGCCAATGCATAGCCACGAGCATTCCTGAAAAGCCCGCTACCTCCAACAATAGACATTTCTCTCACGTCACTAAACACTGGATTTCTCCCAAGAATGGTAATGCTACTGCCATTATACTTATCTTCCATGAAAACAAAGTTCATAACCATAAGCAATGAAGCCTCATTTTGAGAAGCCATGGCATAAAATCCTTGAGCCCTTCCCACGATTTTTTATGCGAGTTTAGGCCCTTCGGTTAGTGCATCATCAACCATCATCGTGTTCCCGAAGTCGAAAATGGTACTGTTTGGCGGCCCTGCAACTCTGACAGCACTTGGGCTTTTGCCACTAACGATATCATGGAAGTAGAAGTGGAGATGGCTCGTCTTTTGCTCGCAGTTTATCGCTATGGCATCTGTGATTTCCTCAACAAAAGCTGCACTGAGGGTATTCAGCAAGGCTAAGCAGAGGATGAGGAGAATGATAAGCGAACAAACCATTTTGGGGAATTGCCTCTGGTTTTAGTAGCAATATCTTTACCATTTTATAGGATGAGCTTTTCAAAAGGATTGGGCTACTTGATGATGAGTCTTCAAGAAGTGTACCATTGCTTTTTATTGGCCTACTTCTTTACTGGTTTTATAACTTTCTCTTCTCTGTGTgtacatatatagaaaatttattatGCGTACTAACttgatttagaatataaattttaaaatttatatattataaattaaattttactatttaaataatgtggATAGTAACTCCACACACgatttaaatattagaataactcgtatatatatatatacacaacaatTGACAAATATAATTCTtgtattaattgaaaatgataaaattaaaaataaaaataatatgtttttatagTTTATCATCTCTTCTTAATCTAGatcataaatataatgtaatatcaataaaaaaaaaaattagtttaaagctgagagaaatgttatttattattcttataaaatattaacatgtgatttgttatttttatctttatatcaatatgacatttaaataaaatgataaaaataataaatcatatgttAGTGtgtagtataaaaaataataaatataatttttttaaaagttacaAAGTGATTCCATAAAAATGAACTAACAAATTAACTTGTTTTCGTGTAATCCTTCGTATctgttttctaaaaaaaaataaaaaatttataatttgataaacaatatcaaatcacattaagTGACTTTGTGACCAGATGATTTATCTTTTTCTAGAGCATAAGCTtgatttttctaaagaaaaaattttgacgATAAAATAACGTGAGCGCTAAACATGCTGCTGCAGGTTGACTTTCGGAGTAGGAAATACTAAATAGTGGGGGCTTGTGTGTGGCGTGGCCGTGCACCATAATCTCATCGACACTCCGAGagatacagagagagagggagagagatccTAAAGTTATAGGAAATCAACCGAGAAATTTCACCCAAAGCTGGAGGAAGGGTTTTGGGTAATCCAAGCCTACCAGTTCATTATCTTTTtccctatattttcttttcttttcttttgagaataATAGCTTATGTCTTATCTCGCAACTTTTTTTTTCGCTTTAATTTCATGCGCATCATACCGTATGTAACCCTATACCGTATGCGcatcaactttttttatttgggatTGCTGGTTTGTTGTGGAATATCGATCTTGGTGGTAAATGTTCACAGTTTTGATGTTTGGTTTCATATCGGGGATTCTCTGTATTTGATGAAATGTCTTATTGGACACAGGTTTTGATTTTCCATTAATTCCATCGGTTTTAGACGTTTCGTGTgttttttggtcattttattTTGCTCAAATCTCTACTTTGGAACTGCACTGATTACATGTGGAATTTGTGTGGGTATGTGTCATTTTGGGTTTTTGGCTTCTCTCTCGTATAAAATACCTGTGTACTCAGGCATGCCCATTTATGTTCTCTACTTTGATGATCTAAAGTTGATGATTGTGTTTATGCAAGCACCATGCAACTCTTCTTATGGAAGTTTGTCGACGGAACTTTTCGCATAGATGGAACAGTGTGTGTTTAATTTATTGCTTTGGATTGGTTATTCATTGTATAGATCTTGGAAATAAGGTGATGTCTTTTTTGGACGCTTGGGCTTTATTGGTTTATattcttggtattttttttgtgaGTCCTAAGTGTAGGATATAGTCTCGgttttcctctgccataagtgagggctacTTCAATAAATTTGAGGAGGAGTCACTCTTGAACATGTGACTCTgactcttgaaaaaaaaaaaaaagcaccatgcaacttgaagtttttattttttcgattTATCTGCATACTGCCGTTGGGATAATTCATTATTGAAAATCCTCATTTTTTTGTGTGTGGTGTTTTACTTATTGATATGCTGGACTTTGTTACTTTAGTTTCACTTGTTTATGCTTGTACAGATGGAGGGCAATCTTGCTGAAGAGCTTTACTCGGAAAGTCT is drawn from Juglans regia cultivar Chandler chromosome 5, Walnut 2.0, whole genome shotgun sequence and contains these coding sequences:
- the LOC108988688 gene encoding dirigent protein 22-like, whose translation is MACFLIILITLCSALLNTISGAFIEESREAVAIKRDGKTTHLHFYFHDILSGKNPSAIKIAGPSQSTIFNFGNTMMIDDALTEGSALESKLVGRAQGFYALAAQNEIAMLMVMNFAFVEGEYKGSTLSILGRNPVGNDVREMPVVGGSGVFRQVHGYALAHTVLFDSNTGDATVEYNVYVSHFQPDASLARHGMKPGQHALFFVLFIYLFFVFGLNNSFTSKYV